A single window of Fischerella sp. PCC 9605 DNA harbors:
- a CDS encoding group I intron-associated PD-(D/E)XK endonuclease, with protein MLDHTKNKGDIAATKAIADLTVKGYLILTPVVCEHLPFDFVAYKDDKYYKIQAKYAGENKIAHKTVWVDKNGVHRKKYQADDFDFYAVYLPDIDKVVYPSIKFGGCCINTQIPNSATPFYWWEDFTDFTEEAPKRTYKEFGVDLTTRKVNPDSRIRTRKVERPSQEELQKLVWEKPTAQIAKDYGVSDKAVEKWCKVYGIEKPPRGYWVKKAYGKIQN; from the coding sequence TTGCTAGATCATACTAAGAACAAGGGTGATATTGCTGCTACAAAAGCAATAGCAGACTTAACCGTGAAAGGATACTTAATTCTCACACCAGTTGTTTGTGAGCATTTACCTTTTGATTTTGTTGCCTACAAAGACGATAAGTATTACAAAATACAAGCTAAATATGCTGGAGAAAACAAAATAGCACATAAAACTGTGTGGGTGGACAAAAACGGCGTCCATCGAAAAAAGTATCAAGCAGACGACTTTGACTTTTATGCTGTTTATCTACCTGATATAGATAAAGTTGTTTATCCATCGATTAAATTTGGTGGTTGCTGTATAAATACCCAAATACCTAATTCAGCAACACCGTTTTACTGGTGGGAAGATTTTACAGACTTTACAGAAGAAGCGCCAAAGCGAACTTATAAAGAATTTGGAGTTGACTTAACAACCAGAAAGGTTAATCCAGACTCAAGAATTCGCACTAGAAAAGTAGAAAGACCATCACAAGAAGAACTACAAAAATTGGTTTGGGAAAAACCAACAGCACAAATAGCTAAAGACTATGGTGTATCTGATAAGGCTGTGGAAAAATGGTGTAAAGTTTACGGGATAGAAAAACCACCTAGAGGATATTGGGTTAAGAAAGCTTACGGAAAAATACAAAACTAA
- a CDS encoding glutathione S-transferase family protein produces MLELYQFELSQYSEKVRLLLDYKGLEYRKIEVTPGIGQVELFRLTGQRQVPVLKDGYKYIVDSTEIAKYLDSQYPDRPLIPQDSKQRGLCLMMEEWADESIGIKGRKALFYAISQDQNFRKALLPTSVPDVFKTVVEGVPNDVLKLLGFGVGYSPEAVQRAIADLKQDLEALCLLLADSPYLVGDEPTLADFAVAGLSILLKFPDGPYLDLPATLRGKGVPGLADNLVYEPFFAWRDRLYTQFRKPLTGPTQRTTGTAPTSIEIE; encoded by the coding sequence ATGCTGGAATTGTACCAATTTGAACTATCTCAGTACTCGGAGAAAGTACGTCTGCTCCTTGATTATAAAGGATTAGAATACCGCAAAATCGAAGTTACACCTGGAATTGGTCAGGTAGAACTTTTTCGGTTGACAGGTCAGCGGCAAGTACCTGTACTGAAGGATGGTTATAAATATATTGTGGATTCTACTGAGATAGCTAAGTATTTAGACTCTCAGTATCCCGATCGCCCATTGATACCCCAAGATTCCAAGCAACGGGGTCTATGCTTAATGATGGAAGAATGGGCAGACGAATCAATTGGCATCAAGGGACGCAAAGCACTGTTTTATGCGATTAGTCAAGACCAAAATTTCCGCAAAGCCTTATTACCCACTTCTGTTCCAGATGTCTTTAAAACAGTAGTGGAAGGAGTACCTAACGACGTACTCAAACTTTTAGGTTTTGGAGTAGGTTATAGTCCGGAAGCAGTGCAAAGAGCGATCGCCGATTTGAAGCAAGACTTAGAAGCTTTATGTTTGCTATTGGCAGATAGTCCTTATTTGGTAGGGGATGAACCTACTCTTGCTGACTTTGCAGTGGCGGGTTTGTCGATATTGTTGAAATTCCCTGATGGGCCTTATCTTGATCTGCCAGCAACTCTTAGAGGCAAAGGCGTACCAGGCTTAGCAGATAATCTTGTGTATGAACCATTCTTTGCTTGGCGCGATCGCCTTTACACTCAATTTCGCAAACCACTAACAGGCCCTACTCAAAGAACAACTGGAACTGCACCAACTTCAATTGAAATTGAGTAA
- a CDS encoding small RNA NsiR4-regulated ssr1528 family protein yields MAAETNEFQQTTKGADAVDEAIAQGIDFDGSPIPPAKLELYHQVMALEGNRQRSGVSNTMRSRIVRIGAKHIPQAELNQKLMDAGFAPLKDKEIAFFYGGK; encoded by the coding sequence ATGGCTGCTGAAACTAACGAATTCCAGCAAACTACTAAGGGTGCTGATGCTGTTGATGAAGCGATCGCGCAGGGAATTGATTTTGACGGTAGTCCTATTCCGCCTGCGAAGCTAGAACTTTATCATCAAGTCATGGCGCTAGAGGGAAACAGACAGCGCAGTGGTGTCAGCAATACAATGCGATCGCGCATCGTCCGGATTGGTGCAAAACACATTCCCCAAGCCGAACTTAACCAAAAGCTGATGGATGCTGGTTTCGCGCCTCTCAAAGACAAAGAAATTGCCTTTTTCTATGGCGGCAAATAA
- the ppc gene encoding phosphoenolpyruvate carboxylase has product MSSLLYFFAQEVNIYPASDLFLRHRLQMVEELWESVLRQECGQTMVDLLRQLRDLCSPEGQATNDQASSVFKLIEQLNINDAIRATRAFALYFQLINIIEQDYEQRQQITRYEVGGEPGTQETLTNTTSPTISQVPETSLNSGLAADLVNINRQANSNGKQKGTFAALFPHLYQLNVPPQQIQRLIAQLDVQLVFTAHPTEIVRHTIRDKQRRVVKLLQQLEVVEKRGGNGVHNWEAAELREQLLEEIRLWWRTDELHQFKPSVLDEVDYALHYFQEVLFDAIPQLYKRFKYALASTFPWLEPPSKNFCKFGSWVGADRDGNPSVTPEITWQTACYQRNIVIERYIQSVKRLINLLSVSLHWSDVLPDLLESLEIDQSQLSDVYDELALRYRQEPYRLKMAYVLRRLENTRDRNLALYRRQTPKSDVPIYRSGEEFLAELRLIERNLTETGLTSRELENLICQVEIFGFNLTCLDIRQESSCHSDALNEILEYFGILRHPYNELCEEEKVAWLVGELQTRRPLIPAELPFSPKTNDIIETLRIVRSLQQEFGSNVCKTYIISMCRQVSDVLEVLLFAKEAGLYDPGTAVGTIQVVPLFETVEDLQRSRSVMRQLFELPLYRALLAGGYAAIQGDRGNVSPSPHPPISPSPLTPNLQEVMLGYSDSNKDSGFLSSNWEIHKAQKSLQHIAEEHGVTLRIFHGRGGSVGRGGGPAYEAILAQPGHSINGRIKITEQGEVLASKYSLRDLALYNLETITTAVIQASLLRTGFDNIEPWNQIMEELAARSRTHYRSLIYEQPDFIDFFHQVTPIEEISLLQISSRPARRPSGKKDLSSLRAIPWVFSWTQTRFLLPSWYGVGTALQEFLSEEPEEHLQLLRYFYMKWPFFKMVISKAEMTLAKVDLQMARRYVEELSDPEDKPRFEKVFEQIANEYYLTRDLVLKITEHERLLDGDPVLQRSVQLRNGTIVPLGFIQVSLLKRLRQSKNIATSGVIHSRYSKGELLRGALLTINGIAAGMRNTG; this is encoded by the coding sequence ATGAGTTCTCTTTTATACTTTTTTGCTCAGGAAGTGAATATCTACCCTGCCTCCGATTTATTTTTGCGCCATCGCCTACAAATGGTCGAGGAGTTGTGGGAATCCGTACTTCGGCAAGAATGCGGTCAAACAATGGTGGATCTGTTACGGCAACTACGCGATTTGTGTTCGCCAGAAGGACAAGCAACCAACGATCAAGCCTCCTCTGTATTTAAGCTGATTGAACAGTTGAACATTAACGATGCGATTCGGGCAACTCGTGCCTTTGCATTGTACTTTCAGCTGATTAACATCATAGAGCAGGACTACGAACAACGGCAGCAAATAACTCGCTATGAGGTGGGGGGTGAACCAGGGACTCAGGAAACCCTCACAAATACAACCTCTCCCACAATTTCACAAGTTCCAGAAACCTCTCTCAACAGCGGACTGGCAGCAGACTTAGTGAATATAAATCGGCAAGCGAACTCGAACGGCAAACAAAAAGGTACTTTCGCTGCCTTGTTTCCTCATTTATACCAGCTAAACGTACCGCCCCAACAAATTCAACGCCTCATTGCACAATTGGATGTACAGTTAGTATTCACTGCTCACCCAACGGAAATTGTCCGTCATACCATCCGCGATAAACAGCGGCGAGTGGTAAAGCTGCTGCAACAACTGGAGGTAGTGGAAAAACGTGGTGGTAACGGTGTCCATAACTGGGAAGCTGCGGAACTACGGGAACAGTTGCTAGAAGAAATTCGGCTGTGGTGGCGTACCGATGAGTTGCACCAGTTCAAACCAAGCGTACTAGATGAAGTAGATTATGCCCTGCACTACTTTCAAGAAGTTTTGTTTGATGCCATTCCTCAACTTTACAAACGCTTTAAGTACGCTTTGGCAAGTACCTTTCCTTGGCTAGAACCACCAAGCAAAAACTTTTGCAAGTTTGGCTCTTGGGTAGGTGCAGACAGAGATGGCAACCCATCGGTGACACCAGAAATTACCTGGCAGACAGCTTGCTATCAGCGCAACATTGTTATAGAAAGGTATATTCAGTCAGTGAAGCGGCTGATTAATTTGTTAAGCGTGTCGCTGCACTGGAGTGATGTTTTGCCAGACTTATTGGAATCTCTAGAAATAGATCAGTCCCAGTTGAGTGATGTTTATGATGAACTGGCACTGCGTTATCGCCAAGAACCGTATCGGCTCAAAATGGCTTATGTACTGAGGCGATTGGAAAATACACGCGATCGCAATTTGGCTTTGTATCGCAGGCAAACACCAAAAAGCGACGTTCCTATTTATCGTTCTGGAGAAGAATTTTTAGCGGAACTGCGGCTAATTGAACGCAATTTGACAGAAACGGGTTTAACTAGTCGAGAATTAGAAAATCTCATTTGTCAAGTAGAAATTTTTGGCTTTAACTTGACTTGTTTGGATATCCGTCAAGAATCATCTTGTCACTCGGACGCTTTGAATGAGATTCTGGAATACTTTGGTATTTTAAGGCATCCTTACAACGAACTTTGTGAGGAAGAAAAAGTTGCTTGGCTAGTTGGAGAATTGCAAACCCGCCGTCCGTTAATTCCCGCAGAACTACCATTTTCACCAAAAACCAACGATATCATTGAAACTTTGCGGATAGTGCGATCGCTACAACAAGAATTTGGTAGTAATGTCTGCAAAACTTACATTATCAGTATGTGTCGCCAAGTCAGCGACGTGCTAGAAGTCTTGCTATTCGCCAAAGAAGCCGGACTTTACGACCCCGGTACTGCTGTTGGTACTATTCAAGTAGTTCCCCTATTTGAAACTGTAGAAGACTTACAACGCTCCCGCAGCGTCATGCGACAGTTGTTTGAACTACCTTTATATCGGGCTTTGTTAGCAGGTGGTTACGCTGCAATTCAAGGGGACAGAGGGAATGTCTCCCCATCTCCCCATCCCCCCATCTCCCCATCTCCTTTGACTCCCAACTTGCAAGAAGTCATGTTGGGGTATTCTGACAGTAACAAAGACTCTGGCTTTTTAAGTAGCAACTGGGAAATCCATAAAGCCCAAAAATCACTACAGCACATCGCCGAAGAACATGGGGTGACTCTGCGGATTTTCCACGGACGCGGCGGTTCCGTCGGACGTGGTGGCGGGCCAGCTTACGAAGCGATTTTGGCACAGCCCGGTCACAGTATCAATGGGCGAATCAAAATTACTGAACAAGGTGAAGTTTTGGCTTCCAAATATTCCTTGCGAGACTTAGCGCTGTACAACTTGGAAACCATCACCACTGCTGTAATTCAAGCAAGTTTGCTGCGGACAGGGTTTGATAATATCGAACCTTGGAATCAAATAATGGAAGAGTTAGCAGCGCGATCGCGCACTCATTATCGCTCACTCATCTACGAACAACCAGATTTTATTGACTTTTTCCACCAAGTTACCCCGATTGAAGAAATTAGCCTCTTGCAAATTAGTTCCCGTCCGGCGCGTCGTCCCTCTGGCAAGAAAGATTTAAGCAGTCTGCGGGCAATTCCTTGGGTATTCAGCTGGACGCAAACGCGGTTCTTACTGCCTTCCTGGTATGGTGTTGGTACAGCTTTGCAAGAATTTTTGAGCGAAGAACCGGAAGAACATCTACAATTGCTACGCTATTTCTACATGAAATGGCCATTCTTCAAAATGGTGATTTCCAAAGCAGAAATGACCTTGGCAAAAGTAGACTTGCAAATGGCGCGGCGCTACGTCGAGGAATTATCCGATCCAGAAGATAAACCCCGCTTTGAGAAAGTATTTGAACAAATTGCCAACGAATACTATCTCACACGGGACTTAGTCCTGAAAATCACCGAACACGAACGACTTTTAGATGGCGATCCTGTATTGCAGCGATCGGTGCAGTTACGCAATGGCACAATTGTACCGTTGGGCTTCATCCAGGTTTCTCTGCTCAAGCGCCTGCGTCAGTCTAAGAATATAGCTACCTCGGGAGTTATTCACTCTCGATATAGTAAGGGTGAGCTACTGCGTGGTGCATTATTAACAATTAATGGTATCGCTGCCGGAATGAGAAATACAGGTTGA
- a CDS encoding DUF1574 family protein — protein MKTLLPISQQSLVQWVSQATGISTLGVKVRLRGNDLHILCEGIECPKRWQTLSDLLHALQHTDLDALTNTEQNSIYQVFVYGRKKGEKKPRWCHQVFLNQLERHLQQVEQALLADAEKSSQTGGALILSNESLARQGNPDAIARYLSETLSSLGIGVEVKVKKQEVDLENPTNQNRLLIYCQSSYTPDPSLIAEPIAQKLRNLKLSGYQDAVIATTIFGETGFDWVLRVDLTPAEVMLKEWARWGDVQAIARLLNERLSEFKVKVGATLKESTLHVFCSPAVASRTTAQAPDQTLCIEAIVPQLQALAPQGILAATIYGHKTADAEPTWIDWQSLPATEHPALAASALELTSAGDEPAIIFLLERLLNPNLDVRLKTGGTRVLLLRKGDLLHLMCEAPVCPARKRVASKVTQFVNQLKIPGIAGVRVYGRRAGNKEPFWHYGVDFVERQRLVPEAIPEFAATAVYVGELLTSEASEPVLRPDLTTQEVQSIFAEVARDWGARVRRWLLATQLFVETDEPQEQSADEKGWRVAFVWGMLGFLLTLQSDWVLGYIVSRYIPPAPKVVSVPLTSSSAYDSTEELERTAFFTNTSSEKSPASGKNVFNTSGFTQNIDNLKPRQRATATAILLAARSQLPSFNARQLDEQLALYKQRLAKNGKPPDVLIIGSSRALRGVDPSALSKALATQGYPNLDVFNFGINGATAQVVNFILRRVLKPSELPKLIIWADGARAFNNGREDVTFKAIATSPGYQQALQKAQANKDSDDVVSTTAPNNEESNLKTETNKDNNYQSLDRLLNQALTAVSTTYPQRDNLKKLLTQKLKSLPLSGDRSKGVSTKFSATVTEQDYLDQAVDFDGFLPISIRFNPATYYQKHPKVNGNYDNDYKSFQLGGEQDAALQEVLQFVESRKISLVFVNMPLSGEYLDSARRKYEQDFQQYMLKLAQNSNLIYRDLSLIWPKTNDYFSDPSHLNRYGAEEISRKLAIDPMIPWSAK, from the coding sequence ATGAAAACATTATTACCAATTAGCCAACAGTCTTTAGTGCAATGGGTAAGCCAAGCAACAGGAATCAGCACTTTAGGGGTGAAAGTCCGGTTGCGGGGAAACGATCTACACATTCTTTGTGAAGGCATAGAGTGTCCTAAACGTTGGCAGACTCTCTCAGATTTACTACACGCCCTACAGCATACAGACTTAGATGCTCTGACTAACACCGAACAAAACTCAATATACCAAGTTTTTGTCTACGGTCGAAAGAAGGGTGAAAAGAAGCCGCGGTGGTGTCATCAGGTTTTTTTAAATCAATTAGAGCGGCATTTGCAACAAGTGGAGCAAGCCCTGCTTGCAGATGCTGAAAAATCTAGTCAAACTGGTGGGGCGCTGATTCTTTCTAACGAAAGTCTGGCACGTCAAGGCAATCCAGATGCGATCGCTCGCTATCTTAGCGAAACGCTGAGTAGCTTGGGAATAGGGGTAGAAGTTAAAGTCAAAAAGCAAGAAGTAGATCTAGAAAATCCAACCAATCAAAATCGGTTATTAATATATTGTCAGTCGAGCTACACTCCCGATCCATCATTAATCGCAGAACCAATAGCGCAGAAGTTGCGTAATCTCAAACTTTCTGGCTACCAAGATGCAGTCATTGCCACGACAATTTTTGGCGAAACAGGCTTTGACTGGGTACTGCGGGTAGATCTGACACCGGCCGAAGTAATGTTGAAAGAATGGGCGCGTTGGGGAGATGTGCAAGCGATCGCGCGGTTGTTGAATGAGAGGTTGTCTGAGTTCAAAGTCAAGGTAGGGGCAACTCTCAAAGAATCAACGCTACATGTATTTTGCAGCCCCGCTGTTGCTTCCAGAACAACAGCCCAAGCACCCGATCAAACACTGTGTATAGAAGCGATCGTCCCGCAATTGCAAGCCCTTGCACCTCAAGGAATTCTTGCCGCTACTATCTACGGACACAAAACAGCAGATGCAGAACCAACTTGGATTGATTGGCAATCTTTACCTGCAACTGAACATCCGGCACTAGCAGCATCAGCGCTAGAATTAACATCGGCTGGTGACGAACCTGCTATTATTTTCTTACTTGAGCGCTTGCTCAATCCTAACCTGGATGTTCGCCTCAAAACAGGTGGTACTCGCGTACTCCTGCTACGTAAAGGCGATTTGTTACACTTAATGTGCGAAGCACCTGTGTGCCCAGCACGCAAACGAGTAGCCAGTAAAGTTACTCAGTTTGTTAATCAGTTAAAAATACCAGGTATAGCAGGCGTACGAGTTTACGGCCGCCGTGCTGGCAACAAGGAACCTTTTTGGCACTATGGCGTCGATTTTGTCGAACGCCAACGTTTAGTACCAGAAGCTATTCCAGAATTTGCTGCTACTGCTGTCTATGTTGGCGAGCTTTTAACATCTGAGGCTAGCGAGCCTGTGTTGCGTCCCGATTTAACCACCCAAGAAGTACAAAGTATCTTTGCAGAAGTGGCTCGGGATTGGGGTGCAAGAGTCAGAAGATGGCTGTTGGCTACACAGCTGTTTGTTGAAACTGACGAGCCACAAGAACAAAGCGCAGACGAAAAAGGATGGCGCGTTGCTTTTGTTTGGGGTATGCTGGGTTTTTTACTCACCCTACAATCAGATTGGGTTTTGGGTTACATAGTTTCTCGTTACATACCTCCAGCGCCAAAAGTTGTTAGTGTTCCACTCACATCATCCTCTGCTTACGATTCCACAGAGGAACTAGAAAGAACTGCCTTTTTTACCAATACATCAAGTGAAAAATCCCCTGCGTCTGGGAAGAATGTATTTAACACTTCCGGGTTCACGCAAAATATAGATAATTTAAAACCAAGACAGAGAGCAACAGCAACAGCTATTCTTTTAGCAGCGCGATCGCAATTACCAAGTTTCAACGCTCGGCAATTAGATGAGCAATTGGCACTTTACAAACAGCGTCTTGCCAAAAATGGTAAACCACCAGATGTGTTAATTATTGGTTCTTCTCGCGCTCTGAGGGGAGTAGATCCATCCGCGCTTTCTAAAGCTTTGGCGACTCAAGGCTATCCAAATCTTGATGTATTTAATTTTGGTATTAACGGAGCTACAGCCCAAGTTGTAAATTTTATCCTCCGACGGGTGCTGAAGCCATCAGAACTGCCAAAATTAATAATTTGGGCAGATGGTGCTCGTGCGTTCAACAATGGTAGAGAAGATGTAACTTTTAAAGCGATCGCTACATCACCTGGTTATCAACAGGCATTGCAAAAAGCACAAGCAAACAAAGATTCTGATGATGTTGTCAGCACGACTGCACCTAATAATGAGGAGTCAAATTTAAAAACTGAAACCAATAAAGATAATAATTATCAAAGTTTGGATCGCTTGTTGAATCAAGCTTTGACTGCTGTTTCTACTACTTATCCACAGCGCGACAATCTCAAAAAGTTGCTCACCCAAAAACTGAAGTCTTTACCTTTGAGTGGCGATCGCTCAAAAGGAGTCTCCACAAAATTCTCAGCCACAGTTACAGAACAAGATTATTTGGATCAAGCTGTTGATTTTGATGGCTTTTTACCAATATCTATCCGCTTCAACCCAGCTACATACTATCAAAAACATCCTAAAGTTAATGGCAATTATGACAATGACTATAAATCTTTCCAACTGGGAGGTGAGCAAGACGCTGCTTTGCAAGAAGTGCTCCAGTTTGTTGAGTCTAGAAAAATTTCTTTAGTATTTGTTAATATGCCCCTGAGCGGAGAATATCTAGATTCAGCACGCAGAAAATATGAACAAGATTTTCAGCAGTACATGCTAAAATTAGCCCAAAATTCCAACTTAATTTACCGGGATTTGAGTTTAATTTGGCCTAAAACAAATGACTATTTTTCTGACCCTAGCCATCTCAATCGTTACGGGGCAGAGGAAATCTCAAGAAAACTTGCGATCGATCCAATGATTCCTTGGTCGGCAAAGTAG
- a CDS encoding helicase HerA domain-containing protein, whose protein sequence is MNLGQPLGSVIQGSLTGGLEVRLHPDILVEDMRVGKFLVVQGVRSRFFCMLTDVALGTANQRIIANPPSWEDTFLREVLAGSGTYGTITLAPMLMFTPPQEEGENGRNSKSQIFSSLASFQPQTSTTMELMPVKTIPSHFSQVYEASEEDFRRVFGWEDDPQRKNFSIGKPLDMDVPVCLDLNRFVERSNGVFGKSGTGKSFLTRLLLAGTIRKNAAVNLIFDMHSEYGWEAVSEGKQFSTVKGLKQLFPSKVEVYTLDPESTKRRGVPHAQELYLSYDQIEVEDVKLCSRDLGLSDASIDNANILYAEFGKSWILQLLSMTNEEIKMLCEEKRGHQGSITALQRKLFRLENLKYMRAACPHNYINQVLRSLEAGKNVVIEFGSQSDMLSYMLVTNMITRRIHQHYVSKAEKFLQTKNPNDKPTQLMITIEEAHRFLDPAIVQSTIFGTIAREMRKYFVTLLVVDQRPSGIDNEVMSQIGTRVTALLNDEKDIDAIFTGVSGAGSLKSVLAKLDSKQQALILGHAVPMPVVVRTRPYDTVFYTEIGDAAWEEKSDEEVFAAAELAKADLGF, encoded by the coding sequence ATGAATTTAGGGCAGCCATTAGGTTCGGTCATCCAAGGTTCTCTGACAGGCGGATTAGAAGTGCGATTGCACCCTGATATTTTGGTTGAAGATATGCGAGTAGGTAAATTTCTAGTGGTGCAAGGGGTGCGATCGCGTTTTTTCTGCATGCTTACGGATGTGGCGCTGGGAACTGCTAACCAACGAATCATCGCTAATCCTCCTAGCTGGGAGGACACTTTTTTACGCGAAGTTTTAGCGGGTAGCGGTACTTATGGCACTATTACTCTTGCCCCAATGTTGATGTTTACCCCTCCACAAGAGGAGGGGGAGAATGGAAGAAATTCAAAATCCCAAATATTTAGTTCTTTGGCATCATTTCAACCCCAAACCAGCACCACAATGGAATTGATGCCAGTTAAAACTATTCCTAGCCATTTTAGCCAAGTTTACGAAGCTTCGGAAGAAGATTTTCGCAGGGTATTTGGTTGGGAAGATGATCCCCAAAGAAAAAACTTTTCCATCGGCAAACCACTAGATATGGATGTGCCGGTGTGCCTTGATTTAAACCGCTTTGTCGAACGCAGCAATGGCGTTTTTGGTAAATCTGGAACTGGTAAATCTTTTCTCACACGCTTACTTTTAGCTGGGACAATTCGCAAAAATGCGGCGGTAAATTTAATATTTGATATGCACTCTGAGTATGGTTGGGAAGCTGTCTCAGAAGGTAAGCAATTTAGCACTGTTAAAGGCTTAAAGCAATTATTTCCTAGCAAAGTAGAAGTATATACCCTCGACCCTGAATCAACTAAGCGTCGTGGTGTTCCTCATGCTCAAGAACTCTACCTCAGTTACGACCAAATAGAAGTAGAAGATGTGAAATTATGCTCTCGCGATCTAGGACTCTCAGACGCTAGCATCGATAATGCCAATATCCTCTACGCCGAATTTGGTAAGTCTTGGATTCTACAGTTGTTAAGTATGACCAACGAAGAAATCAAGATGCTTTGTGAAGAGAAGCGGGGACATCAAGGTTCAATTACAGCATTGCAGCGCAAACTCTTTCGCCTGGAAAATTTAAAATATATGCGCGCCGCCTGTCCGCACAATTATATTAATCAAGTTTTGCGATCGCTCGAAGCAGGTAAGAACGTCGTCATTGAGTTTGGTTCGCAATCAGACATGCTTTCTTACATGTTGGTGACAAATATGATTACCCGCCGCATTCACCAACATTATGTCAGCAAAGCAGAAAAGTTTTTGCAGACCAAAAATCCCAACGATAAACCAACGCAGTTAATGATTACCATCGAAGAAGCGCACCGCTTCCTCGACCCTGCCATAGTCCAAAGTACTATTTTTGGGACGATCGCCCGCGAAATGCGAAAATATTTTGTCACACTTCTCGTAGTCGATCAACGTCCGTCAGGCATAGATAACGAAGTTATGTCCCAGATTGGTACTCGCGTCACCGCCTTGCTTAATGATGAAAAAGATATTGATGCGATTTTCACAGGCGTGTCTGGTGCTGGCAGTTTGAAATCGGTGTTAGCAAAGTTAGATTCTAAACAACAAGCCTTGATTTTAGGTCATGCTGTGCCGATGCCAGTCGTAGTTCGTACTCGTCCTTACGATACAGTTTTCTATACAGAAATTGGCGATGCTGCTTGGGAAGAAAAATCAGATGAAGAGGTATTTGCAGCTGCTGAACTAGCAAAAGCAGACCTTGGGTTTTAA